The Mauremys mutica isolate MM-2020 ecotype Southern chromosome 1, ASM2049712v1, whole genome shotgun sequence genome has a segment encoding these proteins:
- the LOC123371071 gene encoding olfactory receptor 52E4-like, with protein MSDSNRTDFTNPSTFILLGIPGLEAAHVWISIPLCAMYAIAVLGNFTILFIVKKEPSLHEPMYYFLCMLAVSDLVMSTSTVPKMLSIFWFNSREISFSACLTQMYFIHSFSKMESGILVAMAFDRYVAICNPMRYTMILKNSVVAKIGLAVVLRSGIITLPYPFLARQWPYCRTNIIPHFQCGHIGVVKLACADIRISSYYGLFNLISVSGMDVFFITVSYTLILRAIFRLPTKDARLKTFRTCISHLCAISALYIPDFVSSLIQRFGQNVPLHFHILITSVYQLVPPMLHPIIYGVRTKQIRGRLIQLFSHKDT; from the coding sequence ATGTCAGATTCTAACAGAactgacttcaccaacccctccaccttcatcctacttggcattcctggcctggaggcagcccacGTCTGGATCTCCATTCCTCTCTGTGCTATGTACGCCATAGCCgtgttggggaacttcaccatcctgttcatcgtgaagaaggagccgagcctccatgagcccatgtactatttcctctgcatgctggctgtcagcGACCTTGTCATGTCCACATCCACCgtacccaaaatgctgagcatcttctggttcaattcgagggagatcagtttcagtgcctgcctcacccagatgtacttcattcactccTTCTCAAAGATGGAGTCTGGAatcctcgtggccatggcttttgatcgctatgtggccatctgcaatCCTATGAGATATACCATGATCCTGAAAAACTCTGTCGTGGCCAAGATAGGCCTGGCTGTGGTGCTGCGTAGTGGAATAATCACATTACCCTATCCCTTCCTGGcgaggcagtggccatattgcagaaccaacatcatcccccacttcCAATGTGGGCATATAGGTGTGGTGAAACTGGCCTGCGCTGACATTCgcatcagtagttactatggGTTGTTTAATCTTATCTCGGTGAGTGGAatggatgtgttttttatcacCGTGTCGTACACTCTGATCCTCCGGGCCATCttccgcctccccacaaaggatgcccggctcaaaacttttcgtacctgcatctctcatctttgtgccatctcagCTTTGTACATCCCAGATTTTGTCTCCTCCCTCATTCAGCGGTTTGGCCAGAATGTGCCACTTCATTTCCACATTCTTATTACCAGTGTGTACCAGCTCGTGCCCCCCATGCTGCACCCCATCATTTACGGGGTGAGGACCAAGCAGATCCGGGGCAGGCTGATCCAGCTCTTTTCTCATAAGGACACCTAA